CCGGCAGGAAGAAGGGTGCGGGTATGGTAGAATAACCCGCGGTTGTTCACTGTTCGGGTCACAGATACGCGCAGGGTTGCAGCCTGGCGCCCCCTGACGCGGCGTGTGGCCTGCCTGGCCTACCGGAGTATCGTGAAACTCTTCGCGACTATCTTCCGCCTGGCCCTCGGCGGACTCTTGCTCGACGCCCGTGTCTACCGCGCCCAGCGCGAGTCGCCAACCGGGGTGCAGCGGGCGCTGCTCGTCGTCGTGCTGGTGGGTCTCCTTACCGGCCTCGCCGCCTGGATCGGCGACCTCGGCGAGTATCTGACCCAGCCCGATCCCCAGGCTGTGCGCGACACGCTGTACAATGGGCTGATCGCGATGCCCTGGTACAATCAGGTCGCGCAGTCCAGTCCTGAATTTGTCGCGGCGTTTGAACAAGTGTTCTCCGACCCGTCTAACTTCACCCTGACAGCTAACCCCCTGTCAGGCGCCCTCGGGATCGTGATAACGCCACTCGCGGGGATCATTGGCTGGTTCCTTGGCGGCTCGGTTGTTCATATCGCGGCGAAGGCCTTTGGCGGGGCGGCCAGCTACCCTCAGACTCTGGCCTGCACCGGCCTGGCTTCTGGCGTGAACCTGCTCGGCCTGGTGCAGATCGTGCCTTACGCCGAAGCGGTTCCCGCGAGCCTCGTGCTTTCCACGACCTTACTGGGGTTCCTGGCGACCTACGTTGCCGTGCGCGAGGCGCACGCACTGCCGCCGTGGCGCTCGTTCTGGGCCGTATTAATCGGTCCATTGCTCTTGATGGTCGTGCTGTTCACCCTGTACTGCTGCGTTGTGTTCGCCTTTGCGAGCACGATAGGGAGTCTCATTGGGGGAGCCGGGCGATGATCGAGCTGTTCAACGGGGCATTAACCCTCAACCAGCGGTTGATGCTCGGGCTGCGCGAGTCGCCCGATGTGGTGCGACGCGGGCTGCTGCTGGTGCTCTTCGTCGGGTTGCTGGTCGGAGCGGTCACCGGGGCCAGCGCGCTGCTCGACACGGCCACGCCGGAGCGCACCGTGGCCACGGTGCGCGAGTTCGTTGAGGCGCAGAAACGCCAGATTGCCCTTAGCCCCAATGCTGACCAGTTGCAGCCACTGTTGCGGTTCGTCAACGAGAATGAAGAGGCGTTCTACGCCCTACTGAAGGATCTCATCGCCCTGCCAACCCCTTTGCCCCGCCCCTTTGGACAGGTCTTTCAGTGGCTGGCGACGACGGTCAGCACACCGCTGAGCTACCTGGCCGGTCTGCTGCTGACGGTCATCTTCACCCACATCGCGGCGCGGCAACTGGGTGGACAGGGCCACATCCAGCAAATGCTGGGCCTGGGCGCGCTCTCGGTGGCGCCGCACGCCCTGGATGCGCTGACCTTCATCCCCGGATTGGGACCGGTTCTGGGCCTCATCGCCTGGGGGTGGGGGCTGGTCATTCTCGTCGTTGCCACCTCGGTGGCCCACCGCCTCGATAGCACGCGGGCCACCCTGGCGGTGCTGCTCTACCCGGTGCTGCTGGGCTTGGTGGGGGTTTTGCTCTTCTGCGGGCTGTTGTTCGTGGTTGTGTCCCTCGCTGGCCAGGGCTAAGCTGATTAAACCGGAAGAAAGGGGCACTGGGAGAACCGCGGGAATCCTGAAGCCCCGTTGGGGCAACCCTCCGGGTTGCCCCGCTGGCATCTCAACTACCCTTGCTCAACGTAGCGAGAAACTCGGCATTGGTCTTTGTCTTGGCCATGCGGGTGAGCATCAACTCCGTACCCTCATTTTCACCGAGCATGCTCACCATGCGCCGCAATGTCCAGACCTGGCGCAGGGTTTCAGGCGGGAGGAGCAACTCTTCACGGCGCGTGCTGGAGCGCTGAATGTCCACGGCGGGGAAAATGCGTTTCTCGGCCAGCTTGCGGTCGAGATGCAGCTCCATATTGCCGGTGCCCTTAAACTCCTCGTAGATCACATCGTCCATGCGCGAGCCGGTATCTACCAGGCAGGTGGCGATAATCGTCAGTGAGCCGCCGCCCTCGATGTTGCGCGCAGCGCCGAAGAACCGCTTCGGCGGGTAGAGGGCCACCGGATCGATACCACCGGAGAGGGTGCGTCCGCTGGGGGGCATATCGAGGTTGTAGGCCCGGGCCAGGCGAGTGATCGAGTCCATGAGGATCACCACGTCCTGGCCGCCCTCAACCAGACGCTTGGCGCGTTCCAGGGTCATCTCCGAGACCTTGGTATGGTCCTCAACCGGCTCATCGAAGGTCGAGGCGATCACATCGCCCTTGACCGAGCGGCGCATATCAGTGACCTCTTCGGGGCGTTCACCGATGAGGAGGACCATCAACTGGATATCGGGGTGATTGGTAGAGATGCCATTGGCAATCGCCTTGAGCAGCATCGTCTTGCCGGCCTTGGGCGGCGAGACGATCAGGCCGCGCTGGCCGCGCCCGATGGGAGCGATCAGATCGACCAGGCGGGTGTGGAGCAGATTAGGTTCCGTCTCCAGCTTGATCTGCTGGTTCGGGAAGATCGGCGTGAGCTGGTCGAACGACGGGCGCTTGCGCGCCGTTTCAGGATCCACGCCATTAATCAACTCAACGCGCAGAAGCGAATGAAAGCGCTCGCTCTCCTTCGGCGGGCGGATCTGCCCCCATACGCGGTCGCCGGTTCGCAACCCGAAGCGGCGGATCTGCGATTGCGACACATAGACATCCTCAGGGCCGGGCAGCATCCGTTCGCCACGGAGGAATCCGAATCCATCGGCGACGATGTCGAGAATGCCGTCGCTGAAGACGTTGCCCTGTTCTTCAGATTGCACTTGCAGCAGTTTGAAGATGAGATCCTGCTTTTTCAGCCCGCTGTAGCCTGAGATGTCAAGTTTGCGAGCCATCTCGCGCAGGTCGCTAAGAGTCTTCGACTCTAATTCGGCGACGTTCACCGCAGTGCTCCTTAAGATTGGTCAGTTGCACTACCCGAGCAAGCTATGAGGTGGATGGCGCGATCGCCAGGGCAGATTGAGAAGTTGAAGCATTATCTGCCGTGAAGGCGTATCACGCTTGTAAAGGCGCACGACGCTACGTGCGCTATCCAGACACGCTACGCCGGGGTCATACCCAACCCCTGTTGCGACGAGGAAGCAGCGCCAGCGATGTTCCCTGGCCAATCGCAGAGACGCATCGCAATTTCCGGCGATGGTGATCCGGCAGAAACCAGGCTACGGAAAGACTATGTGGGGAACAACGGATAATAAACCTGACTGGGTCGCCGGTGCATCCTGAAGAGGATATTCGAGTTTGCGATCCGAA
This DNA window, taken from Chloroflexaceae bacterium, encodes the following:
- a CDS encoding YIP1 family protein, producing the protein MKLFATIFRLALGGLLLDARVYRAQRESPTGVQRALLVVVLVGLLTGLAAWIGDLGEYLTQPDPQAVRDTLYNGLIAMPWYNQVAQSSPEFVAAFEQVFSDPSNFTLTANPLSGALGIVITPLAGIIGWFLGGSVVHIAAKAFGGAASYPQTLACTGLASGVNLLGLVQIVPYAEAVPASLVLSTTLLGFLATYVAVREAHALPPWRSFWAVLIGPLLLMVVLFTLYCCVVFAFASTIGSLIGGAGR
- a CDS encoding YIP1 family protein, which encodes MIELFNGALTLNQRLMLGLRESPDVVRRGLLLVLFVGLLVGAVTGASALLDTATPERTVATVREFVEAQKRQIALSPNADQLQPLLRFVNENEEAFYALLKDLIALPTPLPRPFGQVFQWLATTVSTPLSYLAGLLLTVIFTHIAARQLGGQGHIQQMLGLGALSVAPHALDALTFIPGLGPVLGLIAWGWGLVILVVATSVAHRLDSTRATLAVLLYPVLLGLVGVLLFCGLLFVVVSLAGQG
- the rho gene encoding transcription termination factor Rho; protein product: MNVAELESKTLSDLREMARKLDISGYSGLKKQDLIFKLLQVQSEEQGNVFSDGILDIVADGFGFLRGERMLPGPEDVYVSQSQIRRFGLRTGDRVWGQIRPPKESERFHSLLRVELINGVDPETARKRPSFDQLTPIFPNQQIKLETEPNLLHTRLVDLIAPIGRGQRGLIVSPPKAGKTMLLKAIANGISTNHPDIQLMVLLIGERPEEVTDMRRSVKGDVIASTFDEPVEDHTKVSEMTLERAKRLVEGGQDVVILMDSITRLARAYNLDMPPSGRTLSGGIDPVALYPPKRFFGAARNIEGGGSLTIIATCLVDTGSRMDDVIYEEFKGTGNMELHLDRKLAEKRIFPAVDIQRSSTRREELLLPPETLRQVWTLRRMVSMLGENEGTELMLTRMAKTKTNAEFLATLSKGS